A part of Candidatus Delongbacteria bacterium genomic DNA contains:
- a CDS encoding BrxA/BrxB family bacilliredoxin: MMSEYPSYDPVAVEPMRQELREVGFKDLLSAQDVDEQFDQTQGTLLVVLNSVCGCAAGNARPGVALALQNERVPDRLHAIFAGMEKAAVNRFRERMEPMPPSSPCMVLLKNGEPVSILHRMDIENRSAEQVAGLLVQAFNEHCTAVGPTIPADAFEQLSYIRRCGSKVPRFDS, encoded by the coding sequence ATGATGAGTGAATATCCCAGCTACGATCCCGTGGCCGTGGAGCCCATGCGCCAGGAATTGCGCGAGGTTGGATTCAAGGACCTGCTGAGCGCCCAGGACGTGGATGAGCAGTTCGACCAGACCCAGGGAACCCTGCTGGTCGTGCTCAACAGCGTCTGCGGTTGCGCCGCCGGCAATGCCCGCCCCGGAGTCGCGCTGGCCCTGCAGAACGAGCGCGTGCCCGATCGCCTGCATGCCATTTTCGCGGGCATGGAGAAGGCCGCGGTCAATCGCTTCCGCGAGCGCATGGAACCCATGCCCCCCAGTTCTCCCTGCATGGTCTTGCTGAAGAACGGTGAACCCGTGTCGATCCTGCATCGCATGGACATTGAAAACCGCAGTGCCGAGCAGGTGGCCGGTTTGCTGGTGCAGGCCTTCAACGAGCACTGCACGGCCGTGGGACCCACGATTCCCGCCGATGCCTTCGAGCAGCTTTCCTATATCCGCCGCTGCGGAAGCAAGGTGCCCCGTTTCGACAGTTGA
- the fahA gene encoding fumarylacetoacetase, which yields MSATTDPALKSFIAVPDGHHFPIQNLPFGVFRPRSGGNARVGTAIGDHVLDLAELQLAGCFNGPCLAGTDVFCSDALNAFMALGRPAWREARERISQLLRQDVAELRDNGSLRARVFHPAAEVEMLLPARIGDYTDFYSSREHATNVGIMFRGKENALMPNWLHLPVAYHGRASSVVVSGTAFHRPWGQIMPADSETPVHAPSRGMDIELEVGFLVGPGTRRGETVPVQSAREHIFGLVLVNDWSARDIQRWEYVPLGPFLGKNFATSISPWVVTLDALEPFVSEGPVQDPQPLEYLRTEGNPSWNIELDVLLKGAKMDHYQRICRSNFSHLYWNVNQQLAHHTVNGCDLRTGDLMASGTISGPEKSSYGSLLELAWKGTEPLSLHNGETRTYLQDGDSILITGVCRAGNAVPIGFGEVEGTLLPAHD from the coding sequence ATGTCCGCCACGACCGACCCCGCACTCAAGAGCTTCATCGCCGTGCCCGACGGCCATCATTTTCCAATCCAGAACCTGCCCTTCGGTGTGTTCAGGCCGCGGTCAGGTGGCAATGCCCGTGTGGGAACGGCCATCGGAGACCATGTGCTGGATCTGGCTGAACTGCAGCTCGCGGGCTGTTTCAACGGACCCTGTCTGGCCGGAACGGATGTCTTTTGCAGTGATGCACTGAATGCCTTCATGGCCCTGGGGCGCCCTGCCTGGCGTGAAGCCCGGGAACGCATCAGCCAGTTGCTGCGCCAGGATGTGGCCGAGCTGCGTGACAATGGCTCCCTGCGGGCCCGTGTGTTCCATCCGGCGGCCGAGGTGGAGATGCTGTTGCCGGCCCGCATCGGCGACTACACCGATTTCTACAGCAGCCGCGAGCACGCGACCAACGTGGGCATCATGTTCCGCGGCAAGGAGAACGCGCTCATGCCCAACTGGCTGCATCTGCCGGTGGCCTACCATGGCCGTGCCAGCAGCGTTGTGGTCAGTGGAACCGCATTCCACCGCCCCTGGGGACAGATCATGCCCGCCGATTCCGAGACACCCGTGCATGCCCCCAGTCGCGGCATGGACATCGAGCTGGAAGTGGGGTTTCTGGTGGGCCCCGGTACCCGGCGCGGTGAGACGGTGCCGGTCCAGTCGGCGCGCGAGCACATTTTCGGTCTGGTGCTGGTGAACGACTGGAGCGCGCGCGACATCCAGCGCTGGGAGTACGTGCCGCTGGGGCCGTTCCTGGGCAAGAACTTCGCCACCTCCATCTCGCCCTGGGTGGTGACTCTGGATGCACTGGAGCCCTTCGTGAGCGAAGGCCCCGTGCAGGATCCCCAACCCCTGGAGTACCTGCGGACAGAGGGCAACCCCAGCTGGAACATCGAGCTGGATGTGCTGCTCAAGGGCGCGAAGATGGACCACTACCAACGCATCTGCCGCAGCAACTTCAGCCACCTCTACTGGAACGTGAACCAGCAGCTGGCCCATCACACGGTCAACGGCTGTGATCTGCGCACAGGGGACCTGATGGCCTCCGGCACGATTTCAGGCCCGGAGAAAAGCAGCTATGGCAGCTTGCTGGAACTGGCCTGGAAAGGCACCGAGCCCCTGAGCCTGCACAACGGTGAGACACGCACCTATCTTCAGGACGGCGACAGCATCCTGATCACGGGCGTGTGCCGCGCCGGCAATGCCGTCCCGATCGGGTTCGGCGAAGTGGAAGGCACGCTGCTTCCCGCACACGATTGA
- a CDS encoding Crp/Fnr family transcriptional regulator, translating to MSCASRVYSAWNLLSEADLQFLSEHKKTRHYKAGQIIFFQDDPCYGVYCIESGLVALRKTDEQGRSVIVRLVHPGETVGYRTFFSGGNFTSSAESLAKCRVCFIEKSVLEYLLDRNKDVMRDFTRQLANELKRSEEDMLYRSTLPARARLAHLLLNLVAHADIELKRKDLVWELPLSRQDMAAILGIRPETIARTLHSFEEEGVAHFEGRQVRVPQLDMLEAEAEEI from the coding sequence ATGAGCTGTGCGTCTCGGGTGTATTCCGCATGGAATCTGCTCAGCGAAGCGGATCTTCAGTTCCTGAGCGAGCACAAGAAAACCCGCCACTACAAAGCTGGCCAGATCATTTTCTTCCAGGACGATCCCTGCTACGGGGTCTACTGCATCGAAAGCGGCCTGGTGGCCCTTCGCAAGACGGACGAGCAAGGGCGCAGCGTCATCGTGCGGTTGGTGCACCCAGGTGAGACGGTGGGCTACCGCACCTTCTTCTCCGGCGGCAATTTCACCAGCAGTGCCGAAAGCCTGGCCAAGTGCCGCGTCTGCTTCATCGAGAAGAGTGTGCTCGAGTACCTGCTGGACCGCAACAAGGATGTCATGCGCGACTTCACGCGCCAGCTGGCCAATGAGCTGAAGCGCAGCGAAGAAGACATGCTCTACCGCAGCACACTTCCCGCGAGGGCCCGCCTGGCCCACCTGCTGCTGAATCTGGTGGCGCACGCCGACATCGAACTGAAACGCAAGGATCTGGTCTGGGAACTGCCGCTCAGTCGCCAGGACATGGCGGCCATTCTGGGCATTCGTCCCGAGACCATCGCCCGCACCCTGCATTCGTTCGAAGAAGAAGGCGTGGCCCACTTCGAAGGGCGTCAGGTTCGCGTGCCACAACTGGACATGCTGGAAGCCGAAGCCGAAGAGATCTGA
- the ccoN gene encoding cytochrome-c oxidase, cbb3-type subunit I, which produces MEQRVERFSYDDAVVRQFTGATVIWGIVGMLVGVIIALQLFMPDLSFGLPWLTFGRLRPLHTNAVIFAFAGNAIFAGMYYSSQRLLKARMFSDLLSRIHFWGWQIIIVSAAITLPLGITQSKEYAELEWPIDILVALIWVVFAINFFGTIAKRRERHLYVAIWFYIATIVAIAVLYIFNNLALPAMAFKSYSIYAGVQDAFMQWWYGHNAVAFFLTTPFLGLMYYFLPKAAERPVYSYKLSILHFWSLVFIYIWAGPHHLHYTALPEWASTLGMLFSLMLWMPSWGGMINGLLTLRGRWDRVAADPVLKFYVVAVTFYGMSTFEGPMLSIKSVNSLSHYTDWTIAHVHSGALGWNGFMAFGMVYWLLPRLYQTGKVWSHKLMELHFWLGTVGILLYIVSIYSAGVTQGLMWRAFDATGRLAYPDFVETVMRLMPMYMVRAVGGLLYITGAILCAVNMVMTMKMAPAGQLQDPVAEAPALTGDGSEHDPRRENESAWGWFTGMGWHRVWERKGLVFTIFVAISVISASLFEILPTFLIKSNIPTIASVKPYTPLEQYGRDIYVSEGCYNCHSQMVRPMRHETERYGEYSKPGEFIYDRPFQWGSRRIGPDLHRVGGKYPDMWHVSHMEDPRSTTPQSIMPRYPWLAKNDIDFASIQPRIDALLMLGVPYGDVVDSAEQNARTQAESIARGIVDQGGPDLQGKDIVALIAYLQRLGTDIKKMDASAR; this is translated from the coding sequence ATGGAACAACGAGTCGAACGGTTCTCCTACGACGACGCGGTCGTCCGCCAGTTCACGGGGGCCACGGTCATCTGGGGCATAGTGGGCATGCTGGTGGGCGTGATCATCGCCCTGCAGCTCTTCATGCCCGATCTGAGTTTCGGTCTGCCCTGGCTGACCTTCGGGCGTCTGCGGCCGCTGCATACCAATGCGGTGATCTTCGCATTCGCGGGCAACGCGATCTTCGCTGGCATGTACTATTCGAGCCAGCGCCTGCTGAAAGCCCGGATGTTCAGCGACCTGCTCAGCCGCATCCATTTCTGGGGCTGGCAGATCATCATCGTCAGTGCGGCCATCACGCTGCCGCTGGGCATTACCCAGTCCAAGGAATACGCGGAACTGGAATGGCCCATCGACATTCTGGTGGCGCTGATCTGGGTGGTGTTCGCGATCAACTTCTTCGGCACCATCGCCAAGCGGCGTGAACGGCACCTGTATGTGGCCATCTGGTTCTACATCGCCACCATCGTCGCGATTGCCGTGCTCTACATCTTCAACAACCTGGCCCTGCCGGCCATGGCCTTCAAGAGCTACAGCATCTACGCCGGTGTTCAGGACGCCTTCATGCAGTGGTGGTACGGGCACAATGCCGTGGCCTTCTTCCTCACCACACCCTTCCTGGGCCTGATGTATTACTTCCTGCCCAAGGCGGCCGAGCGCCCCGTTTACAGCTACAAGCTCTCGATCCTGCATTTCTGGTCGCTGGTCTTCATCTATATCTGGGCCGGCCCGCACCACCTGCACTATACCGCACTTCCCGAGTGGGCCTCGACCCTGGGCATGCTTTTCTCCCTCATGCTCTGGATGCCCTCCTGGGGTGGCATGATCAACGGCCTGCTGACCCTGCGGGGACGCTGGGACCGCGTGGCCGCGGATCCCGTGCTCAAGTTTTACGTCGTGGCCGTGACCTTCTATGGCATGTCCACCTTCGAAGGACCGATGCTGTCCATCAAGAGCGTGAACAGTCTGTCCCACTACACCGACTGGACCATCGCCCACGTGCACTCCGGTGCCCTGGGCTGGAACGGCTTCATGGCCTTCGGTATGGTCTACTGGCTGCTGCCCCGTCTGTACCAGACCGGCAAGGTCTGGAGCCACAAGCTGATGGAACTGCACTTCTGGCTGGGTACCGTGGGCATTCTGCTGTACATCGTCTCGATCTACAGCGCCGGCGTCACCCAGGGCCTGATGTGGCGCGCCTTCGACGCCACCGGACGCCTGGCCTATCCGGACTTCGTCGAGACCGTGATGCGACTCATGCCCATGTACATGGTGCGTGCGGTGGGCGGCCTGCTGTACATCACGGGCGCGATCCTCTGCGCCGTGAACATGGTCATGACCATGAAGATGGCCCCCGCGGGCCAGCTGCAGGATCCCGTGGCCGAAGCCCCCGCCCTGACCGGTGATGGCAGCGAGCATGATCCCCGCCGCGAGAACGAGAGTGCCTGGGGCTGGTTCACCGGCATGGGCTGGCACCGCGTCTGGGAGCGCAAGGGTCTGGTCTTCACGATCTTCGTGGCAATCTCCGTGATCAGCGCGTCGCTCTTCGAGATTCTGCCCACGTTCCTGATCAAGTCCAACATCCCCACCATCGCCTCCGTAAAGCCCTACACGCCACTCGAGCAGTACGGACGTGACATCTACGTGTCCGAAGGCTGCTACAACTGCCACTCCCAGATGGTGCGCCCCATGCGCCACGAGACGGAGCGTTATGGCGAGTACAGCAAGCCCGGCGAGTTCATCTACGATCGTCCCTTCCAGTGGGGCTCCCGCCGCATCGGTCCCGACCTGCATCGCGTGGGCGGCAAGTATCCCGACATGTGGCACGTGAGCCACATGGAGGATCCGCGCTCGACCACTCCGCAGTCGATCATGCCGCGTTATCCCTGGCTGGCCAAGAATGACATCGACTTCGCAAGCATCCAGCCCCGCATCGATGCCCTGTTGATGCTTGGCGTGCCCTATGGTGATGTGGTGGACAGTGCCGAGCAGAACGCACGCACCCAGGCCGAGAGCATTGCCCGCGGCATCGTGGACCAGGGTGGACCGGATCTGCAGGGCAAGGACATCGTGGCGCTCATCGCCTATCTGCAGCGTCTGGGTACCGACATCAAGAAGATGGATGCATCGGCCAGATGA
- a CDS encoding c-type cytochrome: MSKAFDKLLDHDYDGIKEYDNPLPGWWKWLWILTILFSFVYFPFYHIYGAPGVLARYDQDVAEYEAQQPPEIMTASGEALLAMVGDPTRIGSGQAIFEKNCVACHTADGGGLIGPNLCDNYWKNSNGSIDGIMHTVRKGVLEKGMLAWENILKPEELENVVAFVYTLRDTTPANPKAPEGELYDPVSHTAPADSLVEDASIADPAAEQNP; encoded by the coding sequence ATGAGCAAGGCATTCGATAAACTGCTGGATCACGATTACGATGGCATCAAGGAGTACGACAATCCCTTGCCCGGCTGGTGGAAGTGGTTGTGGATCCTGACCATCCTGTTCTCGTTCGTCTACTTCCCCTTCTACCACATCTACGGAGCGCCCGGCGTGCTGGCGCGCTACGACCAGGATGTGGCCGAGTACGAGGCCCAGCAGCCGCCCGAAATCATGACCGCATCGGGCGAAGCCCTGCTGGCCATGGTGGGCGACCCCACCCGGATCGGCAGCGGCCAGGCAATCTTCGAGAAGAACTGCGTGGCCTGCCACACGGCCGATGGCGGGGGTCTGATCGGCCCCAACCTGTGCGACAACTACTGGAAGAACTCCAATGGCTCCATCGACGGCATCATGCATACCGTTCGCAAGGGCGTGCTCGAAAAGGGCATGCTGGCCTGGGAGAACATCCTCAAGCCCGAAGAACTGGAGAATGTGGTGGCGTTCGTGTACACATTGCGCGACACTACCCCCGCGAATCCCAAGGCGCCGGAAGGCGAGCTCTACGATCCCGTGAGCCACACCGCTCCCGCCGACAGTCTGGTCGAAGATGCGTCCATCGCGGACCCGGCCGCAGAACAGAACCCCTGA
- the ccoG gene encoding cytochrome c oxidase accessory protein CcoG yields MSSPSEGSAGPPPKVLSTMNQDGSRKLMRPRLYAGRFFQRRRVLAWFLILAFSLIPYITLGGKPAIFLDLAHRQFTFFGKTLLATDTVILMLFMLSILVSIFLLTALIGRVWCGWACPQTVYMEFLFRPIERLFEGPPEQQRKLDQQGGGIRRLAKNGVFLLIAVFLAHTFLAYWVSVDVLLHWMRQSPLDHPGGFLVMAAVSTLVFIDFAWFREQTCLVACPYGRFQSVLLDRSSLIVGYDTTRGESRGTTRDRREQKDTSFGDCIDCGACVKTCPTGIDIRNGLQMECVNCTQCIDACDQVMDKLGKPRGLIRYSSQEELETGTRRFLRPRLLIYPTVLIVALTLLTIKLNSIKTADVTVLRGLSAPWTDLGDDRISNSLRVKVGNRDLEPRKFWISVTEPAEAQLIAPENPIVVPGNGSHTATLFVILNEEAFEHGDVPTHIEVTDSLGFSQSVLYKLLGPRE; encoded by the coding sequence ATGAGTTCCCCCTCCGAGGGCAGCGCCGGCCCACCTCCCAAGGTATTGTCCACCATGAACCAGGACGGCAGCCGCAAGCTGATGCGTCCCCGTCTGTATGCCGGCCGCTTCTTCCAGCGCCGGCGCGTGCTGGCCTGGTTCCTGATTCTGGCCTTCAGCCTGATTCCCTACATCACGCTCGGTGGAAAGCCGGCGATCTTTCTGGACCTGGCACATCGGCAGTTCACCTTCTTCGGCAAGACACTGCTGGCCACGGACACCGTGATCCTGATGCTGTTCATGCTTTCCATTCTGGTCAGCATCTTCCTGCTCACGGCACTCATCGGGCGAGTATGGTGTGGCTGGGCCTGTCCCCAGACCGTGTACATGGAATTTCTCTTCCGTCCCATCGAGCGTCTCTTCGAAGGGCCGCCCGAGCAGCAGCGCAAGCTGGACCAGCAGGGCGGTGGCATCCGCCGGCTCGCCAAGAACGGCGTGTTCCTGTTGATCGCGGTGTTTCTGGCCCACACCTTCCTTGCGTATTGGGTCAGTGTCGATGTGCTGCTGCACTGGATGCGACAGTCACCACTCGACCATCCGGGCGGTTTTCTGGTGATGGCCGCGGTGTCCACACTGGTTTTCATCGACTTCGCCTGGTTCCGCGAGCAGACCTGTCTGGTCGCGTGTCCCTACGGGCGCTTCCAGTCGGTGCTGCTCGATCGCAGTTCCCTGATCGTGGGCTACGACACCACGCGCGGCGAAAGCCGCGGCACCACGCGTGACCGTCGAGAGCAGAAGGACACCAGTTTCGGCGATTGCATTGACTGCGGTGCCTGCGTCAAGACCTGTCCCACAGGCATCGACATCCGCAACGGTCTGCAGATGGAATGCGTGAACTGCACCCAGTGCATCGACGCCTGTGACCAGGTGATGGACAAGCTGGGCAAGCCGCGCGGCCTGATCCGCTACAGCTCGCAGGAAGAACTGGAAACCGGCACCCGGCGCTTCCTGAGGCCGCGGCTGCTGATCTATCCCACGGTGCTGATCGTGGCCCTGACCCTGCTCACCATCAAGCTCAATTCGATCAAGACCGCCGACGTGACCGTGTTGCGCGGCCTGAGCGCGCCCTGGACCGATCTGGGCGACGACCGCATCAGCAACAGCCTGCGGGTCAAGGTGGGCAATCGGGATCTCGAACCCCGCAAGTTCTGGATTTCGGTCACCGAGCCTGCGGAGGCCCAGCTGATCGCGCCGGAAAATCCGATCGTGGTCCCCGGCAATGGCAGTCACACCGCGACCCTCTTCGTGATCCTGAATGAAGAGGCCTTCGAGCATGGCGATGTCCCCACGCACATCGAAGTCACCGATTCACTGGGGTTCAGCCAGAGCGTGCTGTACAAATTGTTGGGGCCACGCGAATGA
- a CDS encoding FixH family protein yields the protein MTQNTTPGKGSGRWWILAVPLLLLPVVVLYGIFFYKVNHDPSFGVEPDYYVKGVQWDEHQAQARENLELGWRLELALLPAQPGIMALTLQLADSTGLVIDDARISVVAFANARSAQRMQQDFVASDSGYRALLPMDQAGIWEFRITATRGESVYTETLRRELDAALLDIQGATP from the coding sequence ATGACACAGAACACGACCCCGGGCAAAGGCTCCGGCCGCTGGTGGATTCTGGCGGTGCCGCTGCTGTTGCTGCCGGTGGTGGTGCTGTACGGCATCTTCTTCTACAAGGTGAATCACGACCCCTCCTTTGGTGTCGAGCCGGACTATTATGTCAAGGGCGTCCAATGGGACGAGCACCAGGCCCAGGCTCGCGAGAACCTTGAGCTGGGTTGGAGGCTCGAGCTGGCGCTCCTGCCCGCCCAGCCGGGCATCATGGCTCTCACGCTGCAACTGGCTGATTCCACCGGACTTGTCATTGACGACGCCCGGATTTCCGTGGTGGCCTTCGCCAATGCGCGCAGTGCCCAGCGCATGCAACAGGATTTCGTGGCCAGTGATTCCGGCTACCGCGCCCTGTTGCCCATGGACCAGGCGGGGATCTGGGAGTTCAGGATCACAGCCACGCGTGGCGAGTCGGTGTACACCGAAACCCTGCGACGCGAACTGGATGCGGCACTCCTGGACATACAAGGAGCCACACCATGA
- a CDS encoding sulfite exporter TauE/SafE family protein — translation MTLLLIAVFSASLLGSAHCAGMCGPLLPFYAAGAPVEKRWLGHLTYSLGRLVSYATLGALAGAAGSAVNMAGEAAGIIRVSAIAAGVLMILWGLGVLFARFGLRFLPANPLGKSTGAAFRRLFQNLQNKPPLWRAGMLGLASTLLPCGWLYAFAITAAGTGSPWQGALVMLLFWSGTLPVMVSLGVGIQALSGRFRRHLPVVGAVAIVVMGLISVIHRAGINPERFSQITSPVAIQEDGKPAKGDPFTAPCCENE, via the coding sequence ATGACCCTGCTGCTGATCGCCGTGTTCAGTGCCAGCCTGCTGGGCAGTGCCCATTGTGCCGGCATGTGCGGGCCGCTGCTGCCATTCTATGCGGCGGGCGCCCCTGTGGAGAAACGCTGGCTGGGGCATCTGACCTACAGCCTGGGGCGACTCGTGTCCTACGCCACCCTGGGGGCCCTCGCCGGCGCCGCGGGCAGTGCGGTCAACATGGCCGGCGAAGCCGCCGGGATCATCCGGGTATCCGCGATCGCGGCCGGGGTACTGATGATCCTCTGGGGCCTGGGCGTGCTCTTCGCCCGTTTCGGCCTGAGATTCCTGCCGGCCAATCCTCTGGGCAAATCCACCGGGGCGGCTTTCCGCAGGTTGTTCCAGAACCTGCAGAACAAACCACCGCTGTGGCGAGCAGGCATGCTGGGGCTGGCCTCCACGCTGCTTCCCTGCGGCTGGCTCTACGCGTTCGCGATCACGGCCGCCGGCACGGGGAGTCCCTGGCAGGGGGCCCTGGTGATGCTGCTCTTCTGGAGTGGCACACTGCCCGTGATGGTGTCACTCGGAGTGGGAATCCAGGCTCTCAGCGGACGCTTCCGCAGGCATCTGCCCGTGGTGGGGGCCGTTGCGATCGTGGTGATGGGCCTGATCAGCGTGATCCATCGGGCGGGCATCAATCCCGAACGTTTCAGTCAGATCACCTCCCCGGTCGCCATCCAGGAGGATGGAAAGCCCGCCAAGGGTGATCCCTTCACGGCCCCCTGCTGCGAGAATGAGTGA
- a CDS encoding heavy metal translocating P-type ATPase, giving the protein MSDETPSPSWSDPGVIQRTGVSACAHCGLDVPPALHRPDEPLQFCCNGCRTVYDVIHGNGLEKYYDLARSADPAREKTRPATITDRSYRDFDDPGFQDAWCRPLADGHLEVDLYLENVHCVACVWLVEKLPIKLDGVDECLLDIRRGRARLRWDPRRARLSDIARFLDSLGYPAHPWRGSQMDSIHRSEDRRLLIRIAVAGAAAGNVMLIAFSLYGGYFSGMSEEFRQYFRWVSLLLTAPSVFWSGMEFYRGAWGSLKARSLHMDLPITIGIAAAFLWGSWNTITNRGEIYFDTLTVLIFLLLCGRWLVRRQQRSAADATELLHSLTPSAARRITDGVVSEVPLSALTIEDRVEVRAGETVPADGMVEEGNSRLDLSLLTGESVPQDVEPGAPVFAGTLNLEGRLVVRVMRSGEDTRVGRLMKEIEHAAGRRAPIVLLADRISGWFVAGVLFLALVTFALWVRNGVGLALDHAISLLIVTCPCALGMATPLAVGLALGRAARRGILVRGADVIERLQDGGELVLDKTGTLTEGRLDLVRTLGDAGSLPLVAALEANSAHPVARALLRAADASTLPTANSVRQISGAGIAGEVNGRTVIAASLSHLAGLGILPARALEEAIPGLLADALTPIGVAVDGQLVTVFGLGDTLRADALETLDRLRARGWKPRILSGDHPSVVRAIGGRLGLAEDRCLGGVSPESKLQIVEGLARTGRVMMVGDGVNDAAALAAATVGVSVRGGAEASLAAADVYLSRPGLLPLAELVAGASGTVRTIRLNLALSLFYNLAGAGLAMSGLLNPLVAAVLMPISSLTVVLISLNNRSFGALSPNLLRPEQETSP; this is encoded by the coding sequence GTGTCCGACGAGACGCCATCCCCGTCCTGGTCCGATCCGGGCGTGATCCAGCGCACGGGGGTGTCGGCCTGTGCCCATTGCGGACTGGATGTGCCACCCGCCCTGCACAGGCCTGACGAACCCCTGCAGTTCTGCTGCAATGGTTGCCGGACCGTGTATGATGTGATTCATGGCAACGGTCTCGAGAAGTACTACGACCTGGCCCGCTCCGCCGACCCCGCCCGCGAGAAGACCCGCCCCGCCACCATCACCGATCGCAGCTACCGTGACTTTGACGATCCCGGATTCCAGGACGCCTGGTGTCGGCCACTTGCCGACGGCCATCTGGAAGTGGATCTGTATCTCGAGAATGTGCACTGTGTGGCCTGCGTCTGGCTGGTGGAGAAACTGCCGATCAAGCTGGACGGCGTGGACGAGTGCCTGCTGGACATCCGCCGGGGGCGCGCCCGTCTGCGCTGGGATCCGCGGCGGGCCAGGCTGAGCGACATCGCCCGTTTCCTGGACTCGCTGGGCTATCCGGCCCATCCCTGGCGCGGCTCGCAGATGGACTCGATTCACCGCAGCGAAGACCGGCGCCTGTTGATCCGGATCGCGGTGGCCGGTGCGGCGGCGGGCAATGTGATGCTCATCGCCTTCAGCCTCTACGGAGGCTATTTCAGTGGCATGAGCGAGGAGTTCCGCCAGTATTTCCGCTGGGTCAGCCTGTTGCTCACCGCTCCCAGCGTGTTCTGGTCGGGCATGGAATTCTACCGTGGTGCGTGGGGCAGCCTCAAGGCCCGCAGCCTGCACATGGACCTGCCGATCACCATCGGCATCGCGGCAGCCTTCCTCTGGGGCAGCTGGAACACCATCACCAACCGCGGCGAGATCTACTTCGACACCCTGACCGTGCTGATCTTCCTGCTGCTTTGCGGACGCTGGCTGGTGCGCCGACAGCAGCGCAGCGCCGCCGATGCCACCGAACTGCTGCATTCGCTCACCCCCAGTGCGGCTCGCCGGATCACGGATGGAGTGGTCAGCGAGGTCCCGTTGTCCGCGCTGACCATCGAGGACCGGGTGGAAGTACGCGCCGGGGAGACGGTTCCCGCAGATGGGATGGTGGAAGAGGGCAACTCGCGTCTGGATCTGTCGCTGCTCACGGGGGAATCGGTGCCCCAGGATGTGGAACCCGGGGCCCCCGTGTTTGCCGGCACCCTCAATCTGGAAGGCCGCTTGGTGGTGCGCGTGATGCGTTCCGGCGAGGATACGCGCGTGGGCCGATTGATGAAGGAGATCGAGCATGCCGCGGGCAGACGTGCTCCCATCGTGCTGCTGGCCGACAGGATCTCGGGCTGGTTCGTGGCCGGTGTGCTGTTTCTGGCCCTCGTGACCTTTGCACTCTGGGTGCGCAACGGTGTCGGCCTGGCACTGGACCATGCCATCTCGCTGTTGATCGTGACCTGTCCCTGTGCGCTTGGCATGGCCACGCCTCTGGCGGTGGGCCTGGCTCTGGGGCGCGCGGCCCGGCGTGGCATCCTGGTACGCGGCGCGGATGTGATCGAACGTCTGCAGGATGGTGGCGAGCTGGTTCTGGACAAGACAGGCACACTCACCGAGGGGCGTCTGGATCTCGTGCGCACTCTGGGCGACGCGGGGAGCCTGCCACTGGTGGCGGCCCTTGAAGCCAACAGCGCCCATCCGGTCGCCAGAGCCCTGCTGCGGGCCGCCGATGCGAGCACACTGCCGACCGCCAACTCCGTACGACAGATCAGCGGAGCCGGAATCGCCGGCGAGGTCAATGGGCGCACGGTCATCGCGGCCTCGCTGTCCCATCTGGCAGGCCTGGGCATTCTGCCTGCGCGAGCGCTGGAGGAGGCGATCCCCGGGCTGTTGGCGGATGCACTGACTCCCATCGGGGTGGCCGTGGATGGACAGCTGGTGACCGTGTTCGGACTTGGTGACACCCTGCGGGCCGATGCGCTGGAGACGCTGGATCGCTTGCGGGCCCGAGGCTGGAAACCGCGGATCCTCTCCGGGGACCATCCCTCCGTGGTACGCGCGATCGGTGGTCGTCTGGGCCTGGCCGAAGACCGCTGTCTGGGCGGAGTTTCGCCCGAATCCAAACTGCAGATCGTTGAGGGCCTCGCCCGCACGGGCAGAGTGATGATGGTGGGCGATGGGGTGAACGATGCCGCCGCCCTGGCGGCCGCCACCGTTGGCGTCAGCGTGCGCGGGGGTGCCGAAGCCAGCCTGGCCGCCGCGGATGTGTATCTGTCGCGACCCGGATTGCTGCCCCTTGCCGAACTGGTGGCCGGAGCCAGCGGGACGGTGCGAACGATCCGGCTGAACCTTGCTCTCAGTCTGTTCTACAATCTGGCCGGTGCCGGTCTGGCGATGAGCGGCCTGCTCAACCCGCTGGTGGCCGCCGTGCTGATGCCCATCAGCTCATTGACCGTTGTGCTGATTTCGCTCAACAACCGCAGTTTTGGTGCCTTGTCGCCGAATTTGCTGAGGCCAGAACAGGAAACTTCCCCCTGA